The Snodgrassella alvi wkB2 genome window below encodes:
- a CDS encoding ShlB/FhaC/HecB family hemolysin secretion/activation protein: MNISKNLLFLSLLNGVIYQTYAAPSSGPANPADIEQQQIIREQQRLKQFQEKMQPEVNVRLQPPQIEGTVNGLPQDEKPCFAIRSIKLNGDQAQRFQFALDKAIYLSKFKPGLCLGSNGINYIMTLAQNAVIDRGYTTTRILASPQDLSTGELVLTVIPGRIHEIRYNLDNADQTHVNRIRRIQNEFPARSGDILNLRDLEQGLENLKRVPTVEADIQIVPAEAPNESDVVVSWSQRKVPVRISFNADDSGSHATGRYQGGVTLSVDNPLGLSDLFYVNYNHDLGSKDSTVDIDGNRTGSGTHGYSLHYSVPVGNWLIAFNQNYYRYHQAIAGYNQNYDYNGSSENTDLGITRMIYRNSHRKIDVSARIWRRKSHNYIDDAEIEVQRRHTAGWAIGLNHQEYLGNAILNLSAGYKRGTGADHSLRAAEEEFGEGTSRMEIITLDASLMKPFRVGKYNFSYDTSFHGQWNKTPLITQDQVSIGGRYTVRGFDGELTLMGEQGWYWNNNLNWQYLPSHQVYAGIDVGHITGRTSEMQLGKTLAGTVVGFKGQVKAGGNWYYDVFMGKPIYKPQHFRTDKTTFGFNLNYSL; encoded by the coding sequence ATGAACATCAGTAAAAACCTATTATTTTTAAGTCTACTGAACGGGGTGATATATCAGACGTATGCTGCACCATCGTCAGGTCCGGCTAATCCGGCAGATATTGAACAGCAGCAGATTATTCGCGAACAGCAAAGGCTGAAACAATTTCAGGAAAAAATGCAGCCTGAAGTCAATGTGCGATTACAGCCTCCGCAAATTGAAGGTACGGTTAACGGTTTACCTCAGGATGAAAAACCATGTTTTGCCATCAGAAGCATCAAGTTAAATGGTGATCAGGCACAGCGGTTTCAATTTGCATTAGATAAAGCTATTTATCTGAGTAAATTCAAGCCGGGATTGTGTCTGGGTAGCAATGGTATTAATTATATTATGACACTGGCGCAGAATGCAGTAATAGACAGGGGATATACTACTACACGCATTCTGGCCAGCCCGCAGGATTTAAGTACTGGTGAGCTGGTATTGACAGTTATTCCGGGACGAATTCATGAAATTCGTTATAACCTTGATAATGCTGATCAGACACATGTAAACCGTATTCGTCGTATTCAGAATGAATTTCCTGCCAGATCTGGTGACATATTGAATCTGCGGGATTTAGAACAAGGACTGGAAAACCTGAAACGCGTGCCGACAGTAGAGGCGGATATCCAGATAGTACCGGCTGAAGCACCGAACGAAAGTGATGTGGTTGTTTCATGGTCGCAGCGTAAAGTACCAGTACGTATCAGCTTTAATGCAGATGACTCAGGCAGTCATGCTACCGGACGTTATCAGGGCGGTGTAACTTTATCTGTTGATAATCCGTTAGGTCTAAGTGATCTGTTTTATGTGAACTATAACCATGATCTGGGTAGTAAAGACAGTACAGTAGATATTGATGGTAATCGTACCGGTAGTGGTACACACGGCTATTCCCTTCATTATTCAGTACCGGTAGGAAACTGGCTGATAGCTTTTAACCAGAATTATTACCGCTACCATCAGGCTATAGCCGGTTATAACCAGAATTATGATTATAACGGCAGCAGTGAAAATACAGATTTGGGGATAACCCGAATGATATATCGTAACAGTCACCGTAAAATTGATGTAAGTGCCAGAATATGGCGGCGTAAATCACATAACTATATAGACGATGCTGAAATCGAAGTACAGAGAAGACATACGGCAGGCTGGGCTATAGGGCTGAATCATCAGGAATATTTAGGAAATGCCATACTTAATCTGAGTGCAGGTTATAAGCGCGGAACCGGTGCAGACCACAGTTTACGGGCGGCAGAAGAAGAATTCGGTGAAGGCACCTCGCGGATGGAGATAATCACACTGGATGCTTCACTGATGAAGCCGTTCAGGGTAGGAAAATATAACTTTAGCTATGACACCTCGTTTCACGGGCAGTGGAATAAAACCCCGTTAATTACTCAGGATCAGGTATCAATAGGCGGGCGCTACACTGTGCGGGGATTTGACGGAGAGCTTACTTTGATGGGAGAGCAGGGCTGGTACTGGAATAACAATCTGAACTGGCAGTATTTACCGAGTCATCAGGTATATGCAGGGATAGACGTAGGGCATATAACGGGAAGAACAAGTGAAATGCAGTTAGGAAAGACACTGGCGGGTACAGTAGTGGGTTTTAAAGGTCAGGTAAAGGCTGGCGGGAACTGGTATTACGACGTATTTATGGGAAAGCCGATTTATAAACCGCAGCATTTCCGCACAGACAAAACTACATTCGGATTTAATCTGAATTATTCACTTTAG